The DNA sequence AGTCTAAATTGGGCTGAGACTTACGCCACTCTTCCAGAAGGAACTACAAAAAAGAATTTAAATGACTTACTTTGCAATGCGCATGTATCCGAATCATGCCCTAAGCCACCTAATTTTACTTATATAATTCCTATAAAAAATCTAATCAATTAGTACGAATGTTGGAAATATACTATTTTTCATAAAAATAACCTTAAAGTTATTGATAGCTTTATTTTGCTTTAAGGAGTATTCCAGACAAACCTTGAAGAAGCAACATAATTCCAGATAAATACTATTGAGATGCCAGCAAGCTGTGCCCAAGTCTCATTCTCAGACACAATGTTATAAAACGCTGTGGCAAGTCCAACATTTGCTATTACTGGGAAAGATGCAACTAAAAGGAACTTAAGAAGTCCTTTTAATAAACTTATGCCAGCTAGCCTTTTTGACCTGAAAGTCAATGCATTGTTAATTAGATAATTTGAGGTTGCCGCACTTATTACAGCTATTGGAAGTGCTTCTTTAAAGGTTAAAAGAAAAAATCTCATCATTATATTAGTTGCAACCAACTGAACACCAACACCAGTCAAACCAACAATTGCAAAGCTTATTGCCCGTCTAGGAAGGATTCTGCAAGACAAAGTATGCAAAAGTGAGATCATAAAATCCCATACAATAGATATATCTAATTTTGAAGTCCCATGTAATCTAGGCTGAAAACTTAATGGCACCTCTCCAACCCATAGCCTTCCTTTAGTTAAAGCTAAAAACTCATACAAAAATTTAAAGCCATTAACATCTACTTTGTATATAATTGGCAAGCATTTATTTAACCTTAAAACAAAGCATCCACTCATATAATCAGTTATATGATTATAATTTTTAGGTAAGCTTAATTTAGCAACATAGTTTGCCATAGAAGATCCACCTACCCTTCTTTG is a window from the Prochlorococcus marinus str. MIT 9211 genome containing:
- a CDS encoding glycosyltransferase produces the protein MPDISISNLRLSIVLPTFRERENIPQIVEQLFKLGSYYELEILIIDDDSRDGTFDFVKNLSIEDHRVRIIRRVGRSGLASAIKEGFLNATGDIVALMDADGQHQPVDVFKAIDYLISNNYDLVIGSRFLERANILGLSQRRVGGSSMANYVAKLSLPKNYNHITDYMSGCFVLRLNKCLPIIYKVDVNGFKFLYEFLALTKGRLWVGEVPLSFQPRLHGTSKLDISIVWDFMISLLHTLSCRILPRRAISFAIVGLTGVGVQLVATNIMMRFFLLTFKEALPIAVISAATSNYLINNALTFRSKRLAGISLLKGLLKFLLVASFPVIANVGLATAFYNIVSENETWAQLAGISIVFIWNYVASSRFVWNTP